Sequence from the Syntrophorhabdus sp. genome:
CCTCATCGGGTACGATAATAATGTCACCCACGGTAAAGTCCTTCTCGAGGATGTTCCTGATGGCCGGGCCGCTCGTGTCGACACGCTCTCCCCGGGAGCCTTTGTCGCTCACCGTGATGACCTGTACGCGATAGCTCATGCAATGACCTCCAATTCATCTCCCACCGAGACACCACCCGTGAGGCCTT
This genomic interval carries:
- a CDS encoding molybdenum cofactor biosynthesis protein encodes the protein MSYRVQVITVSDKGSRGERVDTSGPAIRNILEKDFTVGDIIIVPDE